From a region of the Branchiostoma floridae strain S238N-H82 chromosome 13, Bfl_VNyyK, whole genome shotgun sequence genome:
- the LOC118429146 gene encoding L-xylulose reductase-like isoform X6, protein MEIRFDGKKALVTGAGKGIGRDTAKALVKCGAEVFALSRTQEDLDSLVQEYPGIHPVQCDLGDPEATKAVVESVGPIDLLVNNAGITILEPFLEVTLDAFEKVMNVNVRSVMQVSQIVAKGMVERGSGGSIVNVSSLASKCALKEHTSYCTSKGALDIMSKVMALELGPHKIRVNTVNPTVVMTDMGVKVWSDPVKAGPMLARIPLGKFVEVDDVVHAILYLLSDKAAMVNGASLPIDGGFLTS, encoded by the exons ATGGAGATCAGATTTGACGGGAAGAAGGCCCTCGTGACTGGTGCAGGGAAAG GCATTGGCCGTGACACAGCCAAGGCCCTGGTTAAGTGTGGTGCTGAAGTGTTCGCTCTCAGTAGGACACAGGAAGACCTGGACAGTCTGGTACAAGAG TACCCAGGTATCCACCCTGTTCAATGTGACCTTGGAGACCCAGAAGCCACGAAGGCAGTAGTGGAGTCTGTTGGTCCTATCGACCTATTGGTCAACAACGCAGGGATCACAATACTGGAGCCATTCCTGGAAGTCACCTTGGATGCTTTTGAAAA GGTCATGAACGTCAATGTGAGATCTGTCATGCAGGTTTCACAG ATAGTTGCCAAAGGAATGGTGGAGCGGGGATCAGGAGGCTCCATTGTTAATGTGTCAAGTCTGGCCTCAAAATGTGCATTGAAAGAGCATACTTCATACT GTACTTCCAAAGGAGCCTTGGACATCATGAGTAAAGTGATGGCTCTGGAGCTTGGGCCACACAAG ATCCGTGTGAACACAGTTAACCCCACTGTAGTGATGACTGACATGGGGGTCAAGGTATGGAGTGACCCTGTCAAGGCAGGACCCATGCTGGCCAGGATACCATTGGGCAAGTTTGTAG AGGTTGATGACGTGGTGCATGCCATCCTGTACCTGCTGAGTGACAAGGCAGCCATGGTGAATGGAGCGTCTCTGCCCATAGATGGGGGCTTCCTCACCTCCTGA
- the LOC118429072 gene encoding FAD-dependent oxidoreductase domain-containing protein 2-like produces the protein MAHPQHAKLLAIALLVVAALPPCLQQSFHDIPLVSVQSGEDIPAEPLGKEGSAKQGFDVYHDYLVIGAGLVGAADGVYLERAGRDYLILERGMGAGTFYTQYPRHRKLISINKRNTGKTNKEFNMRHDWNSLLSDDDSLQLRHYSKEFFPPADILVQYLHDYATKLKLKVQYNTNVQGVSRVANHSAIAKHLFILRDQANRTYACQTLIVATGVWVPNVPKMQGLEHTVGYEDMSLDPEDYEGKTVLILGRGNSAFETADHIMHATNLIHMFARSRVRLSWATHYVGDLRAINNGLLDTYQLKSLDAVLEANVEKMRVVNVDGKLYLDVYDEDEDVPDGEDAESDSNIPPKIPTDNFAAREPYDIIIRALGFKFDDSIFDETTAVEMGRNRKKKYPTIKHNYESSNVPGMFFAGTCTHSLDFRKSAGGFIHGFRYTARAMFHLLEWRNHGVPWPSVSLPTTQLLSTIVKRLNEGSGFYQMFSVLGDVIILKNGGTSFVYLEEFPIRLLPALPKVAGHDGEQFIVVALEYGKNFSGPGKDIFRPDRATGDPSDAHNSNFLHPVFYHYDKLPTESDMLARPEKWILPRPTHLHHTVEDFLTSFTAPKSHILPIRRFLETSLDTDLRNFFAESCFKMALKHRSVPRECQEHYMQGQGLIPTVPILTHAVKSGLVM, from the exons ATGGCACACCCTCAGCATGCCAAGCTTCTAGCCATCGCTCTGCTTGTCGTGGCGGCTCTCCCTCCATGCCTTCAGCAGTCCTTTCACGACATTCCTCTTGTCAGCGTTCAGTCAGGAGAAGACATACCTGCCGAACCCCTCGGCAAGGAGGGTAGCGCAAAGCAAGGTTTTGACGTCTACCACGATTACCTCGTCATCGGCGCTGGCCTCGTCGGGGCTGCAGATGGGGTCTATCTGGAGCGGGCGGGACGAGACTACCTGATCCTGGAGCGTGGGATGGGCGCGGGAACATTCTATACGCAGTACCCGCGCCACCGCAAGCTGATCAGCATCAACAAGCGCAACACGGGCAAGACCAACAAGGAGTTCAACATGCGGCACGACTGGAACTCGCTGCTCAGCGACGACGACAGTCTGCAGCTCCGACACTACTCCAAGGAGTTCTTCCCCCCGGCGGACATCCTGGTGCAGTATCTACACGACTATGCCACCAAGCTGAAGCTGAAGGTGCAGTACAACACTAACGTGCAGGGGGTGTCCAGGGTGGCCAACCACTCCGCCATCGCCAAACATCTCTTCATTCTGCGCGACCAGGCAAACCGCACATACGCATGCCA AACCCTGATCGTGGCCACCGGAGTCTGGGTCCCCAACGTACCCAAGATGCAAGGCCTGGAGCACACCGTGGGGTACGAGGACATGTCGCTGGATCCGGAGGATTACGAGGGGAAGACCGTTCTGATCCTCGGGCGCGGGAACTCTGCCTTCGAGACGGCCGACCACATCATGCACGCCACCAACCTGATCCACATGTTCGCCCGCAGTCGCGTCAGGCTGTCATGGGCCACGCACTACGTCGGAGACTTGAG GGCTATCAACAATGGACTACTGGACACCTACCAGCTGAAGTCCCTAGATGCAGTGCTGGAGGCTAACGTGGAAAAGATGAGAGTTGTGAACGTCGATGGAAAActctacctggatgtctatgatGAGGATGAAGATGTTCCAGATGGGGAGGACGCTGAGAGTGACTCTAATATTCCACCCAAGATCCCCACTGACAACTTCGCAGCACGTGAACCTTACGATATCATCATTCGTGCACTGGGCTTCAAGTTCGATGACAGCATTTTTGATGA AACCACAGCTGTAGAGATGGGACGGAACAGGAAGAAGAAGTACCCAACCATCAAGCATAACTACGAGTCCAGTAATGTTCCCGGCATGTTCTTTGCCGGCACCTGTACACACTCGCTGGACTTCCGCAAGTCTGCAGGGGGATTTATCCACGGCTTCAGATACACAG CACGAGCCATGTTCCACCTGCTGGAGTGGCGTAACCATGGTGTCCCCTGGCCCTCCGTCAGCCTCCCCACCACCCAGCTGCTCAGTACCATCGTCAAGCGGCTCAACGAAGGCTCAGGGTTCTACCAGATGTTCAGCGTACTGGGGGACGTCATCATTCTAAAGAA TGGTGGAACCTCCTTTGTGTACCTGGAAGAATTCCCCATCCGTCTGCTGCCTGCTCTGCCTAAGGTCGCAGGGCACGACGGCGAGCAGTTCATAGTGGTGGCGCTGGAGTATGGCAAGAACTTTTCAG GCCCCGGTAAGGATATATTCCGACCAGACCGAGCCACAGGGGACCCCAGCGATGCTCACAACTCCAACTTCCTCCACCCTGTCTTCTACCATTACGACAAACTTCCCACTG AATCCGACATGTTGGCCCGCCCAGAGAAATGGATCCTGCCCCGCCCGACACACCTGCACCACACCGTGGAGGACTTCCTCACCAGCTTCACGGCTCCCAAGAGTCACATCCTGCCCATCAGGCGCTTCCTGGAGACAAGTCTGGACACTGACCTCAG AAACTTCTTTGCTGAATCCTGCTTCAAGATGGCGCTGAAACACCGTAGCGTGCCCCGGGAGTGCCAGGAGCACTACATGCAGGGCCAGGGGCTCATCCCTACAGTCCCCATACTCACACATGCCGTCAAGTCTGGTCTGGTCATGTAG
- the LOC118429146 gene encoding L-xylulose reductase-like isoform X3 — protein MEVRFDGKRALVTGAGKGIGRDTAKALVKCGAEVFALSRTQEDLDSLVQEYPGIQPVQCDLGDPEATKAAVESVGPIDLLVNNAGIIILQPFLDVTLDAFDKVMNTNVRAVLQVSQIVAKGMVERGTGGSIVNLSSLVSKSVLKEHTSYCASKGALDVMSKVMALELGPHKIRVNTVNPTVVLTDMTRKIGYGDPAKAGPILARIPLGKLVEVDDVVNAILYLLSDKAAMVNGTHLPIEGGFLTS, from the exons ATGGAGGTGAGATTCGATGGCAAAAGGGCCTTGGTGACTGGTGCAGGGAAAG GCATTGGCCGTGACACAGCCAAGGCCCTGGTTAAGTGTGGTGCTGAAGTGTTTGCTCTCAGTAGGACACAGGAAGACCTGGACAGTCTGGTACAAGAG TACCCAGGTATCCAACCTGTTCAATGTGACCTTGGAGACCCAGAAGCAACAAAGGCAGCGGTTGAGTCTGTTGGGCCCATTGACCTATTAGTCAACAATGCGGGGATCATAATACTGCAGCCATTCCTGGATGTCACTTTGGATGCTTTTGACAA GGTCATGAACACCAATGTGAGAGCTGTCTTACAAGTTTCACAG ATTGTTGCCAAAGGAATGGTGGAGCGGGGAACAGGGGGCTCCATCGTCAATTTGTCGAGCCTGGTCTCAAAAAGTGTATTAAAAGAGCATACTTCATACT GTGCTTCCAAAGGAGCCTTGGACGTCATGAGTAAAGTGATGGCCCTGGAGCTTGGGCCACACAAG ATCCGTGTGAACACAGTTAACCCCACTGTAGTGTTGACAGACATGACAAGAAAGATTGGCTATGGTGACCCTGCCAAGGCAGGCCCCATACTGGCCAGGATACCACTGGGCAAGTTAGTAG AGGTTGATGACGTGGTCAATGCCATCCTGTACCTGCTGAGTGACAAGGCAGCCATGGTGAATGGGACACACCTGCCTATAGAGGGCGGCTTCCTCACCTCCTAA
- the LOC118429146 gene encoding L-xylulose reductase-like isoform X2 — translation MEIRFDGKKALVTGAGKGIGRDTAKALVKCGAEVFVLSRTQEDLDSLVQEYPGIRPVQCDLGDPVATKAAVESVGPIDLLVNNAGINIPQAFLDVTLDTFDTVMNVNVRAVLQVSQIIAKGMVERGTGGSIVNVSSLASKISAKACTTYCASKGALDIMSKVMALELGPHKIRVNTVNPGIVMTNMMRKIGYDDPDKAGPFLSRIPLGKFVEVDDVVHAILYLLSDKAAMVNGASLPIDGGFLTS, via the exons ATGGAGATCAGATTTGACGGGAAGAAGGCCCTCGTGACTGGTGCAGGGAAAG GCATCGGTCGTGACACAGCCAAGGCCCTGGTTAAGTGTGGGGCTGAAGTGTTCGTTCTCAGTAGGACACAGGAAGACCTGGACAGTCTGGTACAAGAG TACCCAGGTATCCGCCCTGTTCAATGTGACCTTGGAGACCCAGTAGCCACAAAGGCAGCAGTGGAGTCTGTTGGGCCTATCGACCTATTGGTCAACAACGCGGGGATCAATATACCGCAGGCTTTCCTGGATGTTACATTGGATACTTTTGACAC GGTCATGAACGTCAATGTGAGAGCTGTCTTGCAAGTTTCTCAG ATAATTGCCAAAGGAATGGTGGAGCGGGGCACAGGAGGCTCTATTGTTAATGTGTCAAGTCTGGCATCCAAAATTTCAGCGAAAGCGTGTACTACATACT GTGCTTCCAAAGGAGCATTGGACATCATGAGTAAAGTGATGGCTCTGGAGCTTGGGCCACACAAG ATCCGTGTGAACACAGTTAACCCCGGTATTGTGATGACAAACATGATGAGAAAGATTGGCTACGATGACCCTGACAAGGCAGGACCCTTCCTCTCCAGGATACCTTTGGGCAAGTTTGTAG AGGTTGATGACGTGGTGCATGCCATCCTGTACCTGCTGAGTGACAAGGCAGCCATGGTGAATGGAGCGTCTCTGCCCATAGATGGGGGCTTCCTCACCTCCTGA
- the LOC118429146 gene encoding L-xylulose reductase-like isoform X5, whose product MEIRFDGKKALVTGAGKGIGRDTAKALVKCGAEVFALSRTQEDLDSLVQEYPGIHPVQCDLGDPEATKAVVESVGPIDLLVNNAGITILEPFLEVTLDAFEKVMNVNVRSVMQVSQIVAKGMVERGSGGSIVNVSSLASKCALKEHTSYCTSKGALDIMSKVMALELGPHKIRVNTVNPTVVMTDMGVKVWSDPVKAGPMLARIPLGKFVEVDDVVHAILYLLSDKAAMVNGTNLPIEGGFLTS is encoded by the exons ATGGAGATCAGATTTGACGGGAAGAAGGCCCTCGTGACTGGTGCAGGGAAAG GCATTGGCCGTGACACAGCCAAGGCCCTGGTTAAGTGTGGTGCTGAAGTGTTCGCTCTCAGTAGGACACAGGAAGACCTGGACAGTCTGGTACAAGAG TACCCAGGTATCCACCCTGTTCAATGTGACCTTGGAGACCCAGAAGCCACGAAGGCAGTAGTGGAGTCTGTTGGTCCTATCGACCTATTGGTCAACAACGCAGGGATCACAATACTGGAGCCATTCCTGGAAGTCACCTTGGATGCTTTTGAAAA GGTCATGAACGTCAATGTGAGATCTGTCATGCAGGTTTCACAG ATAGTTGCCAAAGGAATGGTGGAGCGGGGATCAGGAGGCTCCATTGTTAATGTGTCAAGTCTGGCCTCAAAATGTGCATTGAAAGAGCATACTTCATACT GTACTTCCAAAGGAGCCTTGGACATCATGAGTAAAGTGATGGCTCTGGAGCTTGGGCCACACAAG ATCCGTGTGAACACAGTTAACCCCACTGTAGTGATGACTGACATGGGGGTCAAGGTATGGAGTGACCCTGTCAAGGCAGGACCCATGCTGGCCAGGATACCATTGGGCAAGTTTGTAG AGGTTGATGACGTGGTCCATGCCATCCTGTACCTGCTGAGTGACAAGGCAGCCATGGTGAATGGGACAAACCTGCCGATAGAGGGGGGTTTCCTCACCTCCTGA
- the LOC118429146 gene encoding L-xylulose reductase-like isoform X1 → MEVHFDGKRALVTGAGKGIGRDTAKALVKCGAEVFVLSRTQEDLDSLVQEYPGIRPVQCDLGDPVATKAAVESVGPIDLLVNNAGINIPQAFLDVTLDTFDTVMNVNVRAVLQVSQIIAKGMVERGTGGSIVNVSSLASKISAKACTTYCASKGALDIMSKVMALELGPHKIRVNTVNPGIVMTNMMRKIGYDDPDKAGPFLSRIPLGKFVEVDDVVHAILYLLSDKAAMVNGASLPIDGGFLTS, encoded by the exons ATGGAGGTTCACTTCGATGGCAAGAGGGCCTTGGTGACTGGTGCGGGGAAAG GCATCGGTCGTGACACAGCCAAGGCCCTGGTTAAGTGTGGGGCTGAAGTGTTCGTTCTCAGTAGGACACAGGAAGACCTGGACAGTCTGGTACAAGAG TACCCAGGTATCCGCCCTGTTCAATGTGACCTTGGAGACCCAGTAGCCACAAAGGCAGCAGTGGAGTCTGTTGGGCCTATCGACCTATTGGTCAACAACGCGGGGATCAATATACCGCAGGCTTTCCTGGATGTTACATTGGATACTTTTGACAC GGTCATGAACGTCAATGTGAGAGCTGTCTTGCAAGTTTCTCAG ATAATTGCCAAAGGAATGGTGGAGCGGGGCACAGGAGGCTCTATTGTTAATGTGTCAAGTCTGGCATCCAAAATTTCAGCGAAAGCGTGTACTACATACT GTGCTTCCAAAGGAGCATTGGACATCATGAGTAAAGTGATGGCTCTGGAGCTTGGGCCACACAAG ATCCGTGTGAACACAGTTAACCCCGGTATTGTGATGACAAACATGATGAGAAAGATTGGCTACGATGACCCTGACAAGGCAGGACCCTTCCTCTCCAGGATACCTTTGGGCAAGTTTGTAG AGGTTGATGACGTGGTGCATGCCATCCTGTACCTGCTGAGTGACAAGGCAGCCATGGTGAATGGAGCGTCTCTGCCCATAGATGGGGGCTTCCTCACCTCCTGA
- the LOC118429146 gene encoding L-xylulose reductase-like isoform X4: MEVHFDGKRALVTGAGKGIGRDTAKALVKCGAEVFALSRTQEDLDSLVQEYPGIQPVQCDLGDPEATKAAVESVGPIDLLVNNAGIIILQPFLDVTLDAFDKVMNTNVRAVLQVSQIVAKGMVERGTGGSIVNLSSLVSKSVLKEHTSYCASKGALDVMSKVMALELGPHKIRVNTVNPTVVLTDMTRKIGYGDPAKAGPILARIPLGKLVEVDDVVNAILYLLSDKAAMVNGTHLPIEGGFLTS, from the exons ATGGAGGTTCACTTCGATGGCAAGAGGGCCTTGGTGACTGGTGCGGGGAAAG GCATTGGCCGTGACACAGCCAAGGCCCTGGTTAAGTGTGGTGCTGAAGTGTTTGCTCTCAGTAGGACACAGGAAGACCTGGACAGTCTGGTACAAGAG TACCCAGGTATCCAACCTGTTCAATGTGACCTTGGAGACCCAGAAGCAACAAAGGCAGCGGTTGAGTCTGTTGGGCCCATTGACCTATTAGTCAACAATGCGGGGATCATAATACTGCAGCCATTCCTGGATGTCACTTTGGATGCTTTTGACAA GGTCATGAACACCAATGTGAGAGCTGTCTTACAAGTTTCACAG ATTGTTGCCAAAGGAATGGTGGAGCGGGGAACAGGGGGCTCCATCGTCAATTTGTCGAGCCTGGTCTCAAAAAGTGTATTAAAAGAGCATACTTCATACT GTGCTTCCAAAGGAGCCTTGGACGTCATGAGTAAAGTGATGGCCCTGGAGCTTGGGCCACACAAG ATCCGTGTGAACACAGTTAACCCCACTGTAGTGTTGACAGACATGACAAGAAAGATTGGCTATGGTGACCCTGCCAAGGCAGGCCCCATACTGGCCAGGATACCACTGGGCAAGTTAGTAG AGGTTGATGACGTGGTCAATGCCATCCTGTACCTGCTGAGTGACAAGGCAGCCATGGTGAATGGGACACACCTGCCTATAGAGGGCGGCTTCCTCACCTCCTAA